In Anaerolineales bacterium, one DNA window encodes the following:
- a CDS encoding deoxynucleoside kinase, whose protein sequence is MKKFIAIAGNIGVGKSTLVKMLCDQMSWDPFYEPVTENPYLADFYQNMSAWAFHSQVFFLTHRLRSHLNLAQHPNSVVQDRSVYEDAEIFAHNLYQQGNIADRDYQTYRELYETAVQFLPPPDLVIYLRASVDTLMYRINSRGRDYERRITPEYLQNLNDLYETWIENFTLCPVLAVPADDLDYVAHNGHLRLIVSKIDDKLTGKEEVVFEPEEMARAAED, encoded by the coding sequence ATGAAAAAATTCATAGCGATCGCAGGCAATATCGGTGTCGGAAAATCCACGCTTGTAAAAATGTTGTGCGACCAGATGAGCTGGGACCCGTTCTATGAACCGGTCACGGAGAATCCCTATCTTGCGGATTTTTACCAGAATATGTCTGCCTGGGCCTTCCATTCACAGGTCTTTTTTCTGACGCATCGCCTGCGCTCGCATCTTAATCTGGCACAGCATCCCAATTCCGTGGTGCAGGACCGCAGTGTCTATGAAGATGCGGAAATCTTTGCACATAATCTATACCAACAGGGGAATATTGCCGACCGTGATTATCAGACCTATCGCGAGCTGTATGAAACGGCTGTACAATTCCTGCCCCCGCCGGACCTGGTGATCTACCTGCGTGCCTCGGTGGATACGCTGATGTACCGCATCAATTCGCGCGGACGCGACTACGAACGCAGGATCACACCCGAGTACCTGCAAAACCTGAATGATCTTTATGAAACATGGATTGAGAACTTTACGCTTTGCCCGGTGCTTGCCGTCCCTGCCGATGATCTGGATTATGTTGCGCATAACGGACATTTACGTTTGATCGTTTCCAAAATTGACGATAAATTGACCGGCAAAGAGGAAGTGGTCTTTGAGCCTGAGGAAATGGCAAGGGCGGCGGAGGATTAA
- the pyrB gene encoding aspartate carbamoyltransferase, producing MPTDPQSPYLPFGENKNAAWYGKDIISVKQFSRDDLEYVFGVAHEMRGMVERVGTFDLLKGKILANLFYEPSTRTSSSFTAAMERLGGSVIPINEVKYSSVTKGESLSDTVRTLECYADVIVLRHPETGSAAIAAKAARKPVINAGDGTGEHPTQALLDTFTIFEELGAGQVDGMTVTMLGDLKYGRTVHSLARLLSLFKVKLNYVSPDILKMPKEVMDEVGAKGIPQAEFSTLEKVLPETDVLYVTRVQKERFEDPADYEKVKNAFVIDPAIMKAAKKDMIVMHPLPRVTEISMDFDDDPRAAYFRQMEYGLYVRMALLAMVLGKA from the coding sequence ATGCCCACAGACCCCCAATCCCCCTACCTGCCGTTCGGTGAGAATAAGAACGCCGCGTGGTATGGCAAGGACATCATATCCGTCAAGCAGTTCAGCCGTGACGACCTGGAGTACGTGTTCGGCGTGGCACACGAGATGCGCGGCATGGTCGAGCGCGTCGGGACGTTCGACCTGCTGAAAGGGAAGATCCTGGCGAACCTGTTCTATGAACCGTCCACGAGAACGTCGTCGTCGTTCACTGCCGCGATGGAGCGGCTCGGCGGGAGCGTCATCCCGATCAATGAGGTGAAGTATTCATCGGTGACGAAGGGCGAGAGCTTGTCGGATACGGTGCGCACGCTCGAATGTTATGCCGATGTGATTGTGCTGAGACACCCCGAAACGGGATCGGCGGCGATTGCGGCGAAGGCGGCGCGCAAGCCCGTCATCAACGCGGGCGACGGCACGGGCGAACACCCCACGCAGGCGCTGCTCGATACGTTCACGATCTTCGAGGAACTCGGCGCGGGTCAGGTGGACGGCATGACCGTGACCATGCTCGGCGACCTGAAATACGGGCGCACCGTCCATTCGCTGGCACGGTTGTTGTCGTTGTTCAAGGTCAAGCTGAATTACGTCTCGCCCGATATTTTGAAGATGCCAAAGGAAGTGATGGACGAGGTCGGCGCGAAGGGCATTCCGCAGGCGGAGTTCAGCACGCTCGAAAAAGTGCTGCCCGAAACCGACGTGCTGTATGTAACCCGCGTCCAGAAGGAACGCTTCGAAGACCCCGCCGATTATGAAAAGGTGAAGAACGCGTTTGTGATCGACCCTGCCATCATGAAAGCCGCCAAGAAGGATATGATCGTCATGCACCCGCTCCCGCGCGTCACCGAGATCAGCATGGACTTCGACGATGATCCCCGCGCGGCGTACTTCCGTCAGATGGAGTATGGGTTATACGTGAGAATGGCATTGCTGGCGATGGTATTGGGCAAGGCCTAG
- a CDS encoding deoxynucleoside kinase, producing the protein MYIAIEGVIGVGKTTLARLLQPVFEAEVLLEIFEENPFLSDFYADRARYAFQTQIFFLLSRYRQQNNNVPKILAGHKNLIADYTFAKDALFAGINLKGDELDMYHKVHEALGEKIPKPDLLVYLQAGTDTLMNRIAFRDRPYERQMERSYIHELNNAYEVFFSKPYDHTPVLKIDTNGLDIIRNTEHFQLIENRIRQTLNLTPFQASLPLK; encoded by the coding sequence ATGTATATCGCCATCGAAGGGGTGATCGGCGTGGGCAAGACCACGCTTGCCCGACTGCTGCAGCCGGTCTTTGAAGCGGAAGTCCTGCTGGAGATCTTTGAGGAGAATCCGTTCCTTTCCGATTTTTATGCGGACCGCGCGCGCTATGCCTTTCAAACACAGATCTTCTTTTTGCTCAGCCGTTATCGTCAACAGAACAACAACGTCCCGAAAATTCTTGCCGGGCATAAAAACCTGATCGCAGATTACACCTTCGCAAAGGACGCGCTCTTTGCAGGCATCAACCTGAAAGGCGACGAGCTGGATATGTACCACAAAGTGCATGAGGCGCTCGGCGAAAAAATCCCCAAGCCCGACCTGCTTGTCTATTTACAGGCCGGCACCGACACCCTCATGAACCGCATCGCCTTCCGCGACAGACCCTACGAACGGCAAATGGAACGCAGTTACATCCACGAGCTTAACAATGCGTATGAGGTATTTTTTTCAAAACCCTATGACCATACGCCCGTCTTAAAGATAGACACGAACGGCCTCGACATTATCCGTAACACCGAGCATTTTCAATTGATCGAAAACCGCATCCGCCAGACCTTGAACCTGACTCCGTTTCAGGCAAGTCTGCCCTTAAAATAA
- a CDS encoding glycosyltransferase family 4 protein has translation MTRICITPFVQGTGGMASFRLKFEQGLKSRGIDVTYDLGDKSDALLVIAGTRFLFDLNRIRRRGIRIIQRLDGINWVQRVRWSGLKYTVRAEYGNIMLSLIRDRFVDRVIYQSRFIRKWWVDWYGIAKAPAAVILNGVDLDIYSPDGEHERPTNVHRMLLLEGSLARGLNSGLFHAVRVAEKMSAKYPMEVFVAGTVDEATQHKMQSSVPVKFLGTVPRTEIPKLARSAHLMYCAEVNPPCPNSVIESLACGLPVIGFDTGSLRELVGNEAGVIVPYGANPWKLETPDMDALAMSAGEMLEKQSRFRAAARRRAEAEFGLDKMVDSYLKVLLED, from the coding sequence ATGACCCGTATTTGCATTACGCCATTCGTACAGGGGACGGGCGGCATGGCTTCCTTTCGACTGAAATTCGAGCAGGGATTAAAGTCCCGCGGGATCGATGTGACCTACGATCTTGGCGACAAATCCGACGCCCTGCTCGTCATTGCAGGCACTCGCTTCCTTTTTGACCTGAACAGGATCCGTCGACGGGGCATTCGCATCATCCAAAGATTGGACGGGATCAACTGGGTGCAGCGTGTCAGATGGTCGGGACTGAAATACACCGTCCGCGCGGAGTACGGGAACATCATGCTTTCGCTCATCCGGGACCGCTTTGTGGACAGGGTAATCTATCAAAGCCGGTTCATCCGCAAGTGGTGGGTGGACTGGTATGGCATTGCGAAAGCTCCCGCTGCCGTCATCCTCAACGGCGTGGATTTGGATATCTATTCGCCAGATGGCGAACATGAACGCCCAACGAATGTCCATCGCATGTTATTGCTGGAGGGCAGCCTCGCGCGTGGATTGAACTCTGGCTTGTTCCATGCCGTACGCGTGGCGGAGAAAATGTCCGCGAAATACCCGATGGAAGTTTTCGTGGCTGGCACGGTGGATGAAGCCACACAACACAAAATGCAAAGCAGCGTCCCTGTGAAATTTCTCGGTACGGTTCCTCGCACAGAAATACCCAAGCTGGCGCGGTCGGCCCATTTGATGTATTGTGCGGAGGTCAACCCGCCCTGTCCAAACTCGGTCATCGAATCGCTGGCATGCGGATTGCCCGTCATCGGTTTCGACACAGGTTCGCTCAGGGAATTGGTTGGCAATGAAGCGGGGGTTATCGTTCCATACGGGGCGAATCCCTGGAAGTTGGAAACGCCCGACATGGACGCGCTGGCGATGTCCGCGGGGGAAATGCTCGAGAAACAGAGTCGATTCCGGGCGGCGGCACGCAGGCGTGCGGAAGCGGAGTTCGGTCTCGATAAAATGGTCGATTCTTATTTGAAGGTCTTGCTGGAGGACTGA
- a CDS encoding nuclear transport factor 2 family protein, with translation MDNEVQEFLLKHLQGIMTNDIGSYHETTAEDLTLYEWWVTPHRLDGLPFHEFMMTSNAERGSVFGAEETGKTRFDLANLLIQRYGDTAVASYTLLISTALASGVKVAAHNESRVMIKMDGDWKVVHVHKSPAYPAPHVG, from the coding sequence ATGGATAATGAGGTCCAAGAATTTTTACTCAAGCATTTGCAGGGAATCATGACGAACGACATTGGGTCCTATCACGAAACGACGGCGGAGGATCTGACGCTGTACGAGTGGTGGGTCACGCCGCACCGTTTGGATGGACTGCCTTTCCATGAATTCATGATGACATCCAACGCGGAACGCGGCTCGGTCTTCGGCGCGGAGGAGACGGGCAAGACGCGATTCGATCTGGCGAATTTGTTGATCCAGCGTTATGGCGATACAGCAGTTGCAAGTTATACCTTGTTAATCAGCACAGCACTTGCTTCAGGTGTGAAAGTCGCCGCGCATAATGAAAGCCGCGTGATGATTAAGATGGACGGTGACTGGAAGGTGGTGCATGTGCATAAATCGCCCGCGTACCCTGCTCCACACGTTGGATAA
- a CDS encoding GxxExxY protein, producing MPTNPAIPNPPDDERSAHLIVDSACTVHKNLSAGLLESVYETCLCHEFEKRGLNYKRQVVVPLVYDGIKYAEGFRLDVLVEGRIICELKSVERTENVHHSQELTYLKLTGNRLGFLINFNVSLIKNGIRRIIL from the coding sequence ATGCCGACAAATCCTGCGATTCCCAATCCGCCTGATGACGAGCGGAGTGCACATTTGATCGTTGATTCTGCCTGCACAGTTCACAAAAATTTAAGTGCAGGATTATTGGAAAGCGTTTACGAAACTTGTTTGTGCCATGAATTTGAAAAAAGAGGGTTGAATTACAAGAGGCAGGTTGTTGTTCCTTTGGTGTACGATGGCATTAAGTATGCAGAAGGATTTCGCCTCGATGTGCTTGTGGAAGGGCGCATCATATGTGAGTTGAAATCCGTCGAGCGCACAGAGAATGTCCATCATTCGCAAGAGTTGACGTATTTGAAGTTGACAGGAAACCGCCTTGGATTTCTTATCAACTTCAACGTTTCATTGATCAAGAACGGAATTCGCCGTATCATCCTCTAA
- a CDS encoding glycosyltransferase family 4 protein — MNFKGKLGLQQRVLPGYRVPFFDLLAGHCEGGMSLFAGQPRPIEMIAGGTTQIAKHVEAKNIHLFGGSFYLCYQRNFIQWLEEWNPDTLIVEANPRYLATPAAVKWMQARGRRVIGWGLGSPPVHGIRRKRRLAFINQFDALLSYSRRGADEYAALGFPREKIFVAHNAVSPAPDFPMPPRPSTFGIRPTLLFVGRLQARKRIDLLLHACAQMDPEPRLIIVGDGPERPAMESLAKEVYPSAEYIGGKHGAEIKPYFAEADLFVLPGSGGLAVQEAMSHGLPVIVAKGDGTQDDLVRESNGWQIEPENYDALVAAMKNALSDMARLRRMGAESFRIVSEEINIQKMAEAFVRALNS, encoded by the coding sequence ATGAACTTCAAAGGAAAATTGGGTTTGCAGCAGCGCGTATTGCCGGGTTACCGTGTCCCGTTTTTCGATCTGCTTGCCGGACACTGCGAAGGCGGGATGAGTTTGTTTGCCGGTCAGCCCCGTCCAATTGAAATGATTGCGGGCGGAACGACTCAAATCGCAAAGCACGTCGAGGCGAAAAATATCCACCTGTTTGGCGGCTCGTTCTACCTTTGTTATCAGAGGAATTTCATTCAATGGCTCGAAGAATGGAATCCCGATACACTGATCGTGGAGGCAAACCCGCGCTATCTCGCCACTCCCGCCGCCGTCAAGTGGATGCAGGCCCGCGGACGAAGGGTCATCGGCTGGGGACTCGGTTCGCCGCCCGTGCATGGCATTCGGAGAAAACGCAGGCTCGCATTCATCAACCAATTTGACGCCCTGCTTTCCTACAGCCGGCGCGGCGCGGATGAATATGCCGCGCTCGGGTTTCCGCGTGAGAAGATTTTCGTGGCGCATAATGCGGTCTCGCCTGCTCCTGATTTTCCCATGCCGCCGCGACCTTCGACTTTTGGCATTCGACCAACGCTCTTGTTCGTGGGACGATTGCAGGCAAGAAAACGCATCGATCTCCTCCTGCACGCCTGCGCGCAAATGGACCCAGAACCGCGTTTGATCATCGTCGGCGATGGACCCGAACGCCCGGCAATGGAATCGCTTGCAAAGGAGGTCTATCCATCCGCGGAATATATCGGCGGAAAGCATGGGGCGGAGATAAAGCCCTATTTCGCAGAAGCAGATTTGTTTGTCCTGCCGGGAAGCGGGGGACTTGCAGTTCAGGAAGCCATGAGTCACGGCCTGCCGGTCATCGTTGCAAAAGGGGATGGCACGCAGGATGATTTGGTTCGAGAGTCGAACGGTTGGCAGATCGAGCCTGAAAATTATGATGCGCTGGTTGCCGCAATGAAAAACGCGCTATCGGACATGGCGCGTTTGCGAAGGATGGGGGCGGAGTCGTTCCGCATTGTTTCGGAAGAGATCAACATCCAAAAGATGGCGGAAGCGTTCGTGCGGGCGTTGAATAGTTGA
- a CDS encoding haloacid dehalogenase-like hydrolase translates to MIVVSDMMGTLTTGSPFLGLVDWVKHNQSKLRAYWYIASITPSYLLAKNGFIDWQTWGQKLMVDSLGYIKNATPENVEQASEWTVEHNLWKKRREDVVTRLIKHREDGAKVYIASSVVEPFIQPFARRIGADVIGTPVEIVNRRVRLVSELMKDEKKIEQVLQRLGVDRVDVAYGDTILDVPLLEHADQPVAVYPDAKLKAIALERRWEIIGDTPKYG, encoded by the coding sequence ATGATCGTCGTTTCAGATATGATGGGCACGCTCACCACCGGCTCGCCATTTTTAGGGCTGGTGGACTGGGTCAAACATAACCAAAGCAAACTTCGCGCGTACTGGTATATCGCGTCCATTACGCCGTCGTATCTGCTTGCAAAAAACGGGTTCATTGACTGGCAGACATGGGGGCAGAAGTTAATGGTGGACAGTCTGGGCTACATCAAGAATGCCACGCCGGAAAACGTCGAGCAGGCCTCGGAGTGGACGGTCGAACACAACCTGTGGAAGAAACGCCGCGAGGACGTGGTGACACGGCTCATCAAACACCGCGAAGACGGCGCAAAGGTCTACATTGCCAGCAGTGTGGTCGAACCGTTCATCCAGCCGTTCGCACGGCGCATCGGCGCGGATGTCATCGGCACGCCGGTGGAGATCGTGAACAGACGCGTGCGGCTGGTCAGCGAGTTGATGAAAGACGAAAAGAAGATCGAACAGGTGCTTCAGCGCCTCGGCGTGGACCGTGTGGATGTTGCCTACGGCGATACGATCCTGGATGTTCCCCTGCTCGAACATGCCGACCAGCCTGTGGCGGTCTATCCCGATGCGAAGTTGAAGGCCATTGCACTGGAGCGCAGGTGGGAGATCATCGGCGATACGCCAAAGTACGGTTGA
- a CDS encoding SulP family inorganic anion transporter, which translates to MKDKPFASMDPRQIVTSITAGLVIGLIVVVLSISLATLVFTGEMSSYVPRGIGIFLFGGLSMALVTSFLGSLPGTAIGPQDGPAALLAVAAGGIAGGLAGSASAQVVFSTTLAGVMIGSLITGLIFLLIGQFQLGNLVRYIPYPVVGGFLAGTGWLLTRGAIEVMAGETLNVQTLLGLMQSDKLLLWLPGTIYAMIVLVVLRKVNHFLVWPGIVFSAVILFYAALFATGTSIEQARSMGLLLQSFPSGGLWKPFTLATLNQVDWNILAGQADKLIPVPLVSLIAFLLNATGLELVAKRDIDLNHELRVTGLANLAAGLGGGPPGYHLLGATALGQRMGAKSRIVTVTTALVCGLVLIAGGGFVSFLPVALLSSLLLVLGLSFLIEWVYDAWFKLPRAEYLVVMISLVVIAATGFLEGVGAGIIAATILFVIKYSRINTVRDTLNGTIYHAKVERPAIQREILHKYGMGIHIFRLQGYIFFGTSDKLLGRVRELLEDTIHREHFIVLDFHRVHGLDSSAVSSFTRMQQLAELHDIYLVITQAAPSIRQQMIQGGFTPGQRVQIFPTLDHGVEWCENMLLQKHEASTQFIQVGIKGQLRRTFPKPALIDRLLTYLERMEVDANMYLMRRGDPPEAMYFIESGRLNVLLETDQGEMTRLRNVRSGTVVGEVGMYLKGKRTANVVTEQKSVLYRLTAEAMKQMENQDAETASALHEWIARLLAERMADNARAIEALLD; encoded by the coding sequence ATGAAAGACAAGCCTTTCGCGTCGATGGATCCGAGACAGATTGTCACCAGCATTACCGCCGGGCTTGTGATCGGATTGATCGTGGTGGTGCTGAGCATTTCGCTCGCCACGCTCGTATTCACGGGTGAAATGAGCTCGTATGTCCCGCGCGGCATCGGTATCTTTCTATTCGGCGGGCTCAGCATGGCGCTGGTCACATCGTTTCTGGGCTCGTTGCCCGGCACAGCCATCGGTCCGCAGGATGGTCCCGCCGCCCTGCTTGCAGTTGCTGCAGGAGGCATCGCCGGCGGGCTGGCAGGCTCCGCCAGTGCGCAGGTTGTCTTTTCGACAACACTGGCGGGCGTCATGATCGGTTCACTGATCACAGGCTTGATCTTTCTGCTGATCGGCCAGTTCCAACTTGGGAATCTGGTGCGCTACATCCCCTATCCGGTGGTCGGCGGGTTCCTGGCCGGCACCGGCTGGCTGTTGACTCGCGGCGCGATCGAAGTGATGGCCGGCGAGACGTTAAACGTTCAGACTCTCCTCGGCCTGATGCAGTCCGATAAGCTTTTGCTCTGGCTGCCGGGCACGATCTACGCCATGATCGTCCTGGTCGTTCTGCGAAAGGTCAATCATTTCCTGGTCTGGCCGGGAATCGTCTTTAGCGCCGTCATCCTTTTTTATGCAGCCTTGTTTGCAACCGGCACATCCATTGAACAGGCGCGCAGCATGGGACTGCTGCTGCAATCCTTCCCCTCGGGCGGACTTTGGAAACCGTTCACACTTGCCACCTTAAATCAAGTGGATTGGAACATCCTGGCGGGTCAGGCGGATAAACTAATTCCCGTGCCTTTGGTCAGCCTGATCGCATTCCTGTTGAACGCCACAGGTTTGGAACTGGTCGCCAAACGCGATATTGACCTGAATCATGAATTACGCGTCACCGGGCTCGCCAATCTGGCGGCAGGGTTGGGCGGCGGGCCGCCTGGATATCATTTATTGGGCGCCACGGCGCTTGGCCAGCGCATGGGGGCGAAATCCCGCATCGTTACCGTCACCACCGCGCTGGTTTGCGGGCTGGTGTTAATTGCAGGCGGCGGATTTGTCAGTTTCCTGCCTGTTGCATTGTTGAGCAGCCTGCTTTTGGTATTGGGCTTGTCCTTCCTCATCGAATGGGTCTATGACGCCTGGTTCAAACTTCCCCGCGCAGAATATCTGGTCGTCATGATCAGCCTGGTGGTGATCGCGGCGACGGGATTTCTTGAAGGCGTCGGGGCGGGGATCATCGCGGCCACCATTTTGTTCGTCATCAAATACAGCCGCATCAACACCGTCCGTGATACGCTGAACGGGACGATCTATCATGCCAAGGTGGAACGACCCGCGATTCAACGCGAGATCCTGCACAAATACGGCATGGGCATCCACATCTTCCGCCTGCAGGGATATATCTTCTTCGGCACATCGGATAAACTGCTGGGGCGCGTCCGCGAGCTGCTGGAGGATACCATTCACAGGGAACATTTCATCGTGCTGGATTTCCACCGCGTCCACGGGCTGGATTCGTCCGCTGTTTCCAGTTTTACGCGCATGCAGCAGCTTGCGGAACTGCACGATATTTATCTGGTCATAACACAAGCCGCGCCGTCCATCCGCCAACAGATGATCCAGGGCGGATTCACGCCCGGTCAACGCGTGCAGATCTTCCCCACACTGGACCATGGCGTGGAATGGTGCGAGAACATGCTCCTGCAAAAGCATGAAGCCTCCACACAGTTCATCCAGGTCGGCATCAAGGGTCAGTTGCGCAGGACCTTCCCGAAACCCGCATTGATCGACCGCCTGCTCACGTATCTCGAACGCATGGAAGTGGATGCAAATATGTACCTGATGCGGCGCGGTGATCCCCCGGAAGCCATGTACTTCATCGAGTCTGGCCGGTTGAATGTACTGCTTGAAACAGACCAGGGCGAAATGACGCGTTTGAGGAATGTCCGCAGCGGGACAGTGGTCGGGGAGGTGGGCATGTACCTAAAGGGGAAGCGCACCGCAAATGTGGTCACGGAGCAGAAAAGCGTGCTGTATCGTTTGACAGCCGAGGCCATGAAACAAATGGAAAACCAGGACGCAGAGACGGCTTCCGCCCTGCATGAATGGATCGCCCGCCTGCTGGCGGAACGCATGGCGGATAACGCCCGCGCCATCGAAGCCTTGCTGGATTAA
- a CDS encoding SDR family oxidoreductase, producing MRLKNKTAIITGATSGIGKATALRFADQGADLVLTGRRSSLGKAVEAECRRKGVRCIFVEADHTKTEDCQRVVDAALKEFKRIDILFNNAGIVTKGTADTTTEEVWQDTLNINVTAVWRMCKLVIHEMKKQGGGAIVNNGSDWSVVAGKDAFPYIMSKGAVGMMTKAMALDYARAGIRVNAVCPGDTFVDRWIEKGYFEGSDPVTMEEAMKESSAYIPMGRFGRPEEIANAVLFLASDESSFITGHLLLVDGGNTAQ from the coding sequence ATGAGACTCAAAAACAAAACAGCCATCATCACAGGCGCCACCAGCGGAATTGGAAAAGCCACCGCGCTTCGTTTCGCGGACCAGGGAGCCGACCTGGTCTTAACCGGCAGGCGTTCCAGCCTGGGCAAAGCCGTCGAAGCGGAATGCAGGCGGAAGGGAGTCCGATGCATTTTCGTGGAGGCGGATCACACAAAGACGGAGGACTGCCAGAGGGTCGTGGATGCCGCGCTTAAGGAATTCAAGCGCATCGATATTTTGTTCAACAACGCAGGCATCGTCACCAAGGGGACCGCGGATACCACGACCGAGGAAGTCTGGCAGGATACGTTGAACATCAACGTGACAGCGGTGTGGCGCATGTGCAAGCTGGTGATTCACGAAATGAAAAAACAGGGCGGGGGCGCCATCGTCAACAACGGCTCGGACTGGTCTGTGGTGGCGGGGAAGGATGCGTTTCCGTATATCATGAGCAAGGGCGCGGTGGGGATGATGACCAAGGCCATGGCGCTGGATTACGCACGCGCAGGCATCCGCGTGAATGCGGTCTGTCCCGGCGATACGTTTGTGGATCGCTGGATCGAGAAGGGATATTTCGAAGGCTCCGACCCGGTGACAATGGAAGAAGCGATGAAGGAATCCAGTGCATATATTCCGATGGGCCGTTTTGGAAGACCCGAAGAGATCGCCAATGCGGTTTTATTCCTGGCATCGGACGAGTCGTCGTTTATCACAGGTCATTTGCTGCTGGTGGATGGCGGCAATACGGCTCAGTAG